CAGCCCGCCGAGGGTGACGAGCTTGGAGATGGTGTTTCGAGTGGACATCGCTGTCGACTCACTTTCTCTTGAACGGAGTGGCAAAAACGGTGATGAGGTTCATTTGGGTGACAAATCGTTTTGCCAAAACGACTTGGCAAAAGTGTAGGCCTCCAATATTTCTGGTGTCAAGGGTCACGTTGGCGAGAGATGCGGAGCGGATCTTGCCAAAATACTGGCCAGGACTTTGGCGTTGACAGCCCTCACGGCTGCTCTTAGTGTTTCTCCCAACCCCCCTTGGATAAACGATTTGGCACGCTCGTGCCTTATTGCCACGCCGAGGTGCCGGGCTATGGACAAGGACTGACAGGAGATCCAGTGGGAACTGGCAGGAAGCTTGAAATGACCGACCCGAGCCGCCGAATGCTCGTGGGGGCAGGGGCTGTGGGCACACTGGCTGCGGCCTTGAGCCTTGGAACATCCCCCAACGCAGAGGCCGCGGAGGAGGGTAAAGGGGGCCCCTTCAAATCACCGAACGCCTATGACGTCACGGCTTGGAAAATCAAGGGAAAGCCCAAGATCACGGCGGAATCGGATATCGGTGCCGTCATCAATGACATCATCGCTGACATCAAAAAGCGCCAGTCGACGCCGGAGACCAGGCCGGGAGCCGTTGTCATCATTCCCCCGGGGGACTATGACCTTCTCACCCAAGTGGTGGTGGACGTGGACTACCTCACCATCGCCGGTTTTGGTCATGGCTTCTTCTCCCGAAGCATCAAGGACAACGTCGACACCACGGGCTGGGGGAACCTGCAGCCGGGCGGCAGTCACATCCGCGTCCTGACGCCACCTTCCGCGCCCCAGGCATTTCTGGTGCGCAGGAACGGGAGCCCCCGCCTGTCCGGGATCGTGTTCAGGGATTTCTGCCTTGATGGGGTTTCTTTCACCCCGGACGCGAACAGCTACAAAAATGGGAAGACCGGCATTGACGTCGCATCCGACAACGACTCCATCCACATCACGGGGATGGGGTTCGTTTATCTCGAGCACGCTCTGGTAGTCCGGGGCGCCGACGCCCTCCGGATCCACGACAACATGATCGCCGAATGCGGGAACTGCGTTGAACTGACCGGTGCCGGGCAGGCAACGATTGTCAGCGACAACCTGATGGGTGCCGGCCCCGAGGGCGTGACTCTTCTGGCCGAAAACCACGAAGGCCTCCTGGTCACAGGAAACAACTTCTTCCCCAGGGGACGTAGTCTCCTTGAGTTCACAGGCTGCAACCGCTGCAGTGTGACATCAAACAGGTTCCAGGGCTTCTATCCGGGCATGATGCGCCTTCTGAATGGATGCAAAGAAAACCTCATCACCTCCAACCACTTCCGCCGGGGCGCGGAAGGGTTTCCGCCCTTCATCGACCGCACCAACGGACTCGATGACCTCTACGGCGTCATCCATACGCTGGGAGACAACAACCTCATCTCAACCAACCTATTCGCTTATGACGTCCCGCCGAACAAGGTTGTCCCGGCCGGTGCCCAGCCGACCATCATCCTGATCGCAGGAGGGGACGGCAACGTCATAGCCACCAACCACGTGGTCAGCAATGTTGCCACCCAGCACGTGGTTCTTGACGGATCGACCACCCATTCGAAGGTGCTCGACAGCGGAGCCGCAACCACCATCACGTCATACAGCCAGGACACGGCCATCCGGCCCACACCCTGACGCCCGGAGGGAAAGCGGGAGGGAAAGCACGACGGCGGCTGGTCGCCAATGGTGACCAGCCGCCGTCGTGCGCTGTTCTGTTTGCTTTAGTCCGCCTTGACCGCCAGCACCGGGCAGTCGGCCTCCAGCAGGATCCGTTGCGAGACACTGCCCATGATGAGCTTGCCTACCGGGCTGCGGCGGCGAAGGCCGATCACTATCAGTCCGGCATCATGCTCATCAGCAGCGTCCAGTACCTCAGCCGCAGCGTCATGGCCACGTATTGGTTGCTTGATGACGTGCTGCACGCCCTGCGAAGCAAGTCGTTCCTCGATGCTCTGGATGTCGGGCTCCTGGGCGTAACGGTTGTCCACCAGGGCGTCGCCCTTGGAGGAGTTGATGACAAGAAGGGTTTCGTTGCCCTTCTTGGCCTCGGCGATGGCCTGGGTCAGCGCCGCTTCGCCTTCCGGTGTAGGGACGTATCCCACCACGATGGTCATGGTTTCTCCTGTTCGTTAAGGCTGTGGTTAGTCGCTGTAGTCGGCTGCGCCGGAATTTGCGGGAAGCAGCGGGGCCTTCGCCGGACGGTTGCGCCGGATGAGCTTGAGGACCAGCGGCCACGCCAGGATGATGCCGATGATCACATAAATTCCGACGGCGATCGGCTCACTGAAGAGCCCGGCCGGGTCGCCGGCACTGAGCTGCAGGGTCTTGCGGAGCTGGCCTTCCAAACGGGGGCCAAGGATGACGCCAAGAATGAGTGGCAGGACGGGGAGCCCGAACCGCCGCATCATGAAGCCAAGTGCACCGAGGACCAGCAGGATCACCAGGTCGAACGCCTGCAGGTTCACCGAGTAGGCGCCCAACGTGGCGAAGAACAGGATGCCTGCGTACAGGTACGGGCGGGGCAGCTGCAGGAGTTTGGCCCACAGCGGCGCCAGCGGAAGGTTGATCAGCAGGAGCAGGAGGTTGCCAATGAAGAGGCTGGCAATCAAAGCCCACACCAAAGGTCCCTGGCTGGAGAAGAGCTGCGGACCAGGCTGGATGCCGTAGGACGTGAAGGCTGCGAGCATCACGGCAGCCGTTGCGTTGGTGGGCAACCCGAGGGCCAGCATGGGGGTGAGCGTGCCGGCAGCCGCTGCGTTGTTGGCAGCCTCCGGCCCGGCCACACCCTCAATGGCGCCGTGTCCGAATTCTTCGGGGTGTTTGCTGAGGCGCTTCTCCGTGACGTAGGAGAGGAACGTGGGGATTTCGGCTCCACCTGCAGGCAGCGCGCCGAACGGGAAGCCAAACACTGTGCCGCGAAGCCACGGCTTCCAGGAACGCTGCCAGTCCTTCTTGCCCATCCACGGACGGCCAACAGGAATGATGTGCAACGGAGTGCGGCGCAAATGGGCCGCTACCCACAGTGCCTCGCCAACGGCGAAGATGGCCACGGCCACCACCACAATGTCCAGACCGTCGGACAACAGCGGAATGCCGAACGTGAGGCGGCTCTGACCGGTGACGGAGTCCAAACCGACCAGGCCGATGGCCAGCCCCAGGCCCAAGGAGGCAAAGCCGCGGAGACGTGACTTGCCCAGGACTGCGGTGACGGCCAGGAGCGCCAGCATCATGATCGCGAAGTAGCTGGGCGAGCCCAGGCTGACGGCGAACTTCACAACAATCGGCGCGCAGACGGCAAGGAGAGTGGTGCCAATGGTGCCCGCCACGAACGAGCCGATGGCCGCCGTCGCAAGCGCTTGGGCGGCGCGGCCCGCCTTGGCCATCTTGTTGCCTTCAATGGCTGTGACCACGGATGAGGATTCACCCGGTGTGTTCAACAGGATGGAGGTGGTGGAGCCACCGTACATGCCGCCGTAGTAGATACCGGCGAACATGATGAACGCGCTGGTGGGTTCAAGGGCATAAGTAACGGGGAGGAGCAGTGCCACGGTCATGGCCGGGCCCAGCCCGGGGAGGACACCAACAGCGGTGCCCAGGATGACGCCGATCATGGCGTACATCAGGTTCAGGGGAGTCAGGGCGGTGGAGAAACCGTCCATCAAAGAGGACCAGACGTCCATCAGAGGATTCCTTCCAGGAGCCCGGCCGGCAAAGCAATGCCCAGGCCGAGGTAGAAGCCGTAGAAGGTGAGCAGGGAGAGCGCCACGGAGATGATTCCGTCGCGGATGTACCGGCGGCTGCCCAGGGCAAGGACGCTGCCCCAGAACAGGACGGTGCCGGAGATGACCCAGCCGGCCCAGTCGATCAGCAGGATGTTCAGGAGGAATGCACCCGCCAACGGAAGGATGGTCTTCCAGTCCGCAGGATGGGTCAGGTCCACATCCTCACCTTCTTCGGCTTCGCCCTTACCGCCACGGAGGACGTTGATGGCCAGCATCACGGCGCAAATCAGGAGGATTCCGGCAACGATGAACGGGACCGTTTTGGGGCCAACGGGGTCTGACTTGGAGTACGGGGTTACCAGGCCGTTGGCGTCGAGGAAAACAAGGACGCCAACCACGCCGAGCAGGAGGGCGACCCCCAGCTCGGCGCGGCCTTTCAAGCCTGTTACTGCAGAGCTCACGCCAGACCAAGCTTGGTGAGGACGTCCGCCACCCGCTTGTCCTGGTCGGTCAGGAAGGTCTTGAACTCATCACCGGTGACAAAAGCGTCCGTCCAGCTGTGGGTCTTCAGCGCTTGCTTCCAGCCCTCGGAAGCGTGCATCTTCTCCAGTGCGGCGATCAGGGACTGCTTGTCGGCGTCGCTGATGCCCGGAGGCGCCACCACGCCGCGCCAGTTGCTGAATACCAGGTCAATGTTGGATTCCTTGAGCGTGGGGGCGTCTACGCCGTCAAGCCGCTTTTCGCCGCTGGTGGCGAGCACACGGACTTCGCCGGACTTGATCTGCTCAAGGTACTCACCGGCGCCGGAAGCGGCAAAGCCGAGCTTGTTGCCCAGGATGGCGGGCAGGAGGTCGCCACCGCCGTCGTAGGAAACGAAGTTGACCTTGGTGGCGTCGATGCCCACTGCGCCAGCCAATTGCATCGGCAGCAGGTGGTCAGGTCCGCCGGGGGAGGAACCTCCGCCAACGGAGATGGATCCCGGATCAGCCTTCCAGGCCTTCACAAGGTCGTCGATGGTCTTGTAGGGGGAGTCCTTGCTGACCATGATGGCGCCCGGCTCTTCAATCAGCTTTGCCAGGGGCGTGGTGTCCGTCAGCTTTGACTGCGACTTGTTGGTGTAGCTGGCTCCCACGACGCCCAGGCCCATCAACATGGCGAGATCGCCGTTGCCCTTTTCATTGACCACGCGGGCCAGGCCGACGGTGCCGCCGGCGCCGGCGAGGTTGAAGACCTCGGTGTTGTTGGCGATCTTCTCGTCATCCAGGACCTTGGCCGCTGCACGGGCCGTGGTGTCATAGCCGCCGCCGGGGGTGTTCGGGACCATGATCTGGAGCCCGGTGATGGGTCCGGCTGCTGCGCCGGAGGTTTCCGAACCGGTGGAGCTCTTGCCTGTGGCACCGCAACCTGTGGCCATCAGGGCGAGGCCGGCGGCGACGGCGGCGACTCGCAATGCGCGGATCTGGCGCATGGTGTTCCTCTTCTCAGTTATGAATTCTGTCCAGGGCGGTCAACGTTGAGCCCCGTGAACTGATGCTAGGCGGGGGCGTGACGGCGATCACTCTTGTGTTCGCAGTGATCTTTAAGTTCATTGCGTTCACGGACCGGAAAGGTCCCGGAAGGGTCTGGGGTATAGTTCCCGTACGCCACGCGGAGCATCCCCAGCCAGCTCCGATCACCGGCACCACCAAAGGAACCGCACCGTGACTCGACGCAGAGGCATGTCCCTTGCAGGGCAGTACCTTGTACTGCAGTTGCTCATAGTGTTGGCCGTCCTTGTAGCCGTTGTGGCAATCTCCCTGGCCCAATCGGCCGCCGCTTTCGAACGGACCGAGGGGCGCCGGGCGTTGTCCGCCGCCGAAGCCCTGGGCAACAACCCCACCGTACGGGCACTCCTGCCCACGGCAGAACCACGTGGCGGTTCAGCCCTTGCGGCAGTAGCCGAGTCCGTCCGCACAGTGTCCGGATCAGCGCACGTTGCCTTGGCCAAGCTGGACGGCACCGTCATCACAGCCTCCGACCCCGGACTGATAGGCCGCAAGCTTCCCTTAGGTGAAAGCAGGGTCATGGAGGGCCGCGCATGGACCGGTGTACTCAACGCCAACAACAGCGAAGTCCTTTCCGCCCACGTGCCGGTCATTGACGACTCCGGAACCATGATCGGTATCGCCTCCATCAGCCGCAACTATCCCTCCACACTGGAACGCCTGGGCGACGCCGTCCCCAACCTGCTCACTTACCTGGGCGTTGCAAGCATCCTGGGAGTGGCGGGCTCGCTCCTGTTGTCCCGACGCGTCAAACGCCAGACACTGGGCATGGAACCTCGGGAAATCACCGGTTTGGTGGAGAACCGCGAGGCCATGCTGCAGGGTTTGAAGGAAGGCGTCGTGGCGCTCGACCCGCACGAGCGGATCACCGTGGCCAACCAAAGCGCCCGGCAGCTCCTGGGCCTTCCACCGGACTGCGTCGGCAAGAAGCTCCGGTCCCTCACCGTGGACCCCGCGCTGAAGACCGTCCTGACCCGCGATCAAGCAGACCCGGACCAGCTGGTGCTGGTAGGCGAACGGCTGGTGGTGATGAACCGCGTGGCCCTCCACTCGCACGGCCGTGACATCGGCTCCGTGACAACCCTGAGGGACCGGACAGAATTGTCCTCCCTGGAAAGCGAACTGGGCGCCACCCGCACAGTCACCAACACGTTGCGGGCGCAAGCGCACGAGTTCGCCAACCAACTCCACGTCATCTCAGGCCTGATCCAGATCGGCGAATACGACTCCGTGGTGCAGTTCGTCAACGGCGCCACAGTGGAACGCACCCGGCTCAACGACGACGTCACCAGCCGCATCCAAGACCCGGCGCTCGCCGCCCTGCTCATCGCCAAGGCCAGCCTGGCCTCTGAACGCGGGGTGGACGTGCAACTGGACCCTGAATCCACTCTCGCGCCGGTGCCCGAGGAACTCTCCCGGGACGTCACCACCGTTGTGGGGAACCTGGTGGATAACGCGTTCGACGCCGTCACCGGGCTTGCTGGGGCAGCGGTCACCGTTCTGGTGGCCGACTCGGTGGACGGCGTCACTGTCACCGTGCGGGACAACGGCCCGGGCGTACCCTCCGATTCCGCAGAAGACATTTTCCGGCAGGGCTTCTCCACCAAGGACCCGGGCCCTGGCGACGCGCGGGGCTTTGGCCTGGCGCTCTCGCGGGTGATTTGCCGCCGCAGCGGAGGGGACCTGACGGTGGCCAACAGCGGGGGTGCCGTCTTCACCGCCCGGTTCGCAAATCAGGATTCACACGCAAAGAAAGAGGCAGCGCAGCCGTGATCAAGGTCCTGATCGTCGACGATGACTTCATGGTGGCCAAAGTGCACGCCGGGTTCATCCAGAGAACACCCCACTTTGAAGTGGTGGGAGTGGCCCACACCGGAGCCCGTGCCGTGATCGAAACCGAACGCCTTCAACCCGACCTGGTGCTATTGGACATCCACCTTCCCGACATCAGCGGCCTGGACCTGATGCACCAGCTCCGGGACGTGGCCCCCGACCTGGACGTACTGGTGATCAGTGCCGCCCGGGAAGTGGAGACAGTGCGTAAGGCCCTGCGTGGAGGGATTGTCCATTACCTGATCAAGCCTTTCTCCCAGGCGGACCTGCAGGAAAGGCTGGAGCACTATCTCAGCGCATACCAGGGGCTGGATTCTTCGAAGAACCAGGCTGAACAGGCCGATGTTAATCGGGTGTTCGGTGTCAGCGTCTCCGAGCGGTCACTGCCCAAGGGCTGCAGCGTCGAGACCCTCGAACTGGTCGAATCAGCGCTGAAATCCGCCCCTGGTGACCTTTCCGCGGCTGAGGTCGCAGAACAGTTGGGAACTTCCCGCGTGAGCGCCCGCCGGTACCTTGAGTACCTCCACGACGAAGGTGCCTTGGACGTCCGACTCAAGTACGGCGTCGGACGTCCTGAACGGCGATACGTGTTGAAGGGCCGCTGACCGGTACCCCTGCTTAGCCGAACAGGACGGCAGCTTCGTCATAGCGGTCCTGCGGAACTGTCTTGAGCTTCCCCAAGGCCTCATCGAAGCTCACACTCCGTATTTCCGTTCCTTTGAGCGCCACCATGGTGCCCCAGCGACGCTCGGCGACGGAGTGGATTGCGGCCATGCCCAAGCGGGTGGCCAACACCCGGTCAAAGGCGGTAGGCACTCCACCGCGCTGGATATGGCCGAGGATCGCAGTCCGGGTTTCCATACCCGTGATCGCTTCCAACTGCGGAGCCAACTGATCCGCAATGCCACCCATGCGGGGACGGCCGAAGGTGTCCAGGCCCCGCTGGGAATGCGGGGTCTCCATGTGTTCGGGGACGAAGCCCTCAGCTACTGCCAGCAAGGGTGCCCTGCCGCGGTCGTGCGCTGCCAGCATCCACTGGCCGATTCGCTCCACACTGACCTTTTGCTCAGGGATCAGGATGGCATGTGCGCCGGCGGCCATGCCCGCGTGGAGGGCGATCCAGCCCACGTGCCGTCCCA
This Paenarthrobacter sp. GOM3 DNA region includes the following protein-coding sequences:
- a CDS encoding NosD domain-containing protein — translated: MTDPSRRMLVGAGAVGTLAAALSLGTSPNAEAAEEGKGGPFKSPNAYDVTAWKIKGKPKITAESDIGAVINDIIADIKKRQSTPETRPGAVVIIPPGDYDLLTQVVVDVDYLTIAGFGHGFFSRSIKDNVDTTGWGNLQPGGSHIRVLTPPSAPQAFLVRRNGSPRLSGIVFRDFCLDGVSFTPDANSYKNGKTGIDVASDNDSIHITGMGFVYLEHALVVRGADALRIHDNMIAECGNCVELTGAGQATIVSDNLMGAGPEGVTLLAENHEGLLVTGNNFFPRGRSLLEFTGCNRCSVTSNRFQGFYPGMMRLLNGCKENLITSNHFRRGAEGFPPFIDRTNGLDDLYGVIHTLGDNNLISTNLFAYDVPPNKVVPAGAQPTIILIAGGDGNVIATNHVVSNVATQHVVLDGSTTHSKVLDSGAATTITSYSQDTAIRPTP
- a CDS encoding universal stress protein; this translates as MTIVVGYVPTPEGEAALTQAIAEAKKGNETLLVINSSKGDALVDNRYAQEPDIQSIEERLASQGVQHVIKQPIRGHDAAAEVLDAADEHDAGLIVIGLRRRSPVGKLIMGSVSQRILLEADCPVLAVKAD
- a CDS encoding tripartite tricarboxylate transporter permease, whose product is MDVWSSLMDGFSTALTPLNLMYAMIGVILGTAVGVLPGLGPAMTVALLLPVTYALEPTSAFIMFAGIYYGGMYGGSTTSILLNTPGESSSVVTAIEGNKMAKAGRAAQALATAAIGSFVAGTIGTTLLAVCAPIVVKFAVSLGSPSYFAIMMLALLAVTAVLGKSRLRGFASLGLGLAIGLVGLDSVTGQSRLTFGIPLLSDGLDIVVVAVAIFAVGEALWVAAHLRRTPLHIIPVGRPWMGKKDWQRSWKPWLRGTVFGFPFGALPAGGAEIPTFLSYVTEKRLSKHPEEFGHGAIEGVAGPEAANNAAAAGTLTPMLALGLPTNATAAVMLAAFTSYGIQPGPQLFSSQGPLVWALIASLFIGNLLLLLINLPLAPLWAKLLQLPRPYLYAGILFFATLGAYSVNLQAFDLVILLVLGALGFMMRRFGLPVLPLILGVILGPRLEGQLRKTLQLSAGDPAGLFSEPIAVGIYVIIGIILAWPLVLKLIRRNRPAKAPLLPANSGAADYSD
- a CDS encoding tripartite tricarboxylate transporter TctB family protein, with protein sequence MSSAVTGLKGRAELGVALLLGVVGVLVFLDANGLVTPYSKSDPVGPKTVPFIVAGILLICAVMLAINVLRGGKGEAEEGEDVDLTHPADWKTILPLAGAFLLNILLIDWAGWVISGTVLFWGSVLALGSRRYIRDGIISVALSLLTFYGFYLGLGIALPAGLLEGIL
- a CDS encoding Bug family tripartite tricarboxylate transporter substrate binding protein; this translates as MRQIRALRVAAVAAGLALMATGCGATGKSSTGSETSGAAAGPITGLQIMVPNTPGGGYDTTARAAAKVLDDEKIANNTEVFNLAGAGGTVGLARVVNEKGNGDLAMLMGLGVVGASYTNKSQSKLTDTTPLAKLIEEPGAIMVSKDSPYKTIDDLVKAWKADPGSISVGGGSSPGGPDHLLPMQLAGAVGIDATKVNFVSYDGGGDLLPAILGNKLGFAASGAGEYLEQIKSGEVRVLATSGEKRLDGVDAPTLKESNIDLVFSNWRGVVAPPGISDADKQSLIAALEKMHASEGWKQALKTHSWTDAFVTGDEFKTFLTDQDKRVADVLTKLGLA
- a CDS encoding sensor histidine kinase; the protein is MSLAGQYLVLQLLIVLAVLVAVVAISLAQSAAAFERTEGRRALSAAEALGNNPTVRALLPTAEPRGGSALAAVAESVRTVSGSAHVALAKLDGTVITASDPGLIGRKLPLGESRVMEGRAWTGVLNANNSEVLSAHVPVIDDSGTMIGIASISRNYPSTLERLGDAVPNLLTYLGVASILGVAGSLLLSRRVKRQTLGMEPREITGLVENREAMLQGLKEGVVALDPHERITVANQSARQLLGLPPDCVGKKLRSLTVDPALKTVLTRDQADPDQLVLVGERLVVMNRVALHSHGRDIGSVTTLRDRTELSSLESELGATRTVTNTLRAQAHEFANQLHVISGLIQIGEYDSVVQFVNGATVERTRLNDDVTSRIQDPALAALLIAKASLASERGVDVQLDPESTLAPVPEELSRDVTTVVGNLVDNAFDAVTGLAGAAVTVLVADSVDGVTVTVRDNGPGVPSDSAEDIFRQGFSTKDPGPGDARGFGLALSRVICRRSGGDLTVANSGGAVFTARFANQDSHAKKEAAQP
- a CDS encoding response regulator encodes the protein MIKVLIVDDDFMVAKVHAGFIQRTPHFEVVGVAHTGARAVIETERLQPDLVLLDIHLPDISGLDLMHQLRDVAPDLDVLVISAAREVETVRKALRGGIVHYLIKPFSQADLQERLEHYLSAYQGLDSSKNQAEQADVNRVFGVSVSERSLPKGCSVETLELVESALKSAPGDLSAAEVAEQLGTSRVSARRYLEYLHDEGALDVRLKYGVGRPERRYVLKGR
- a CDS encoding ATP-dependent 6-phosphofructokinase, which produces MKIGILTSGGDCPGLNAVIRGAVLKGIALQGHEFVGFRDGWRGVVEGDVIDIPRSMVRGIAKQGGTILGTSRTNPFGDGGGPDVIKAHLERLGIDAIMAIGGEGTLAAAKRLTDAGLNIVGVPKTVDNDLDATDYSFGFDTAVHIATEAMDRLRTTGESHHRCMIAEVMGRHVGWIALHAGMAAGAHAILIPEQKVSVERIGQWMLAAHDRGRAPLLAVAEGFVPEHMETPHSQRGLDTFGRPRMGGIADQLAPQLEAITGMETRTAILGHIQRGGVPTAFDRVLATRLGMAAIHSVAERRWGTMVALKGTEIRSVSFDEALGKLKTVPQDRYDEAAVLFG